One genomic region from Stackebrandtia nassauensis DSM 44728 encodes:
- a CDS encoding mycoredoxin: MVTMYSTQWCTYCRRLKSQMDREGIEYEVVDIEDDPKAADYVMSVNGGNQTVPTVTFPDGSAMTNPTIVQVREKLAAVADTAA; encoded by the coding sequence GTGGTCACCATGTACTCCACCCAGTGGTGCACATACTGCCGACGGCTCAAGAGCCAGATGGACCGGGAGGGCATCGAATACGAGGTCGTCGACATCGAGGACGACCCCAAGGCGGCGGACTACGTGATGAGCGTCAACGGCGGCAACCAGACGGTTCCGACGGTGACCTTCCCGGACGGTTCGGCGATGACCAACCCGACCATCGTCCAGGTTCGCGAGAAGCTGGCGGCGGTGGCCGACACGGCCGCTTAG
- a CDS encoding cation:proton antiporter, with the protein MAGAVADETWLGAVLVFAAAVIAPLISDRFKDRFPIPLPVIEMLFGIMLGPAVLNLVMDKGIAQDLSELGLAMLFFLAGYEIEFAAIQGRPLRLASLGWLMSIGLGVGAAWAVSLNFWVALLIGVAVSTTALGTILPMVRDAGMLERPVGKYLMAVGAIGEFAPIVAIAVLYGGGNHETNPALLLVGLVAVGVALLMMRPRSGRVSRLLSHTLGTSVQFAMRLSMLAIVSMVWIAAEIGVDIVLGAFTAGLVIRWVISSISDQEAEVVASKLDAIGFGMLVPIFFVMTGVRFDVVALFGSVTAMLLIPVFLLLFLLSRGVVTWVTHRRVVPQRRERAGLSLFAATQLPLVIVVADIGKDSGVITDSIAAALQGAALLSVMLFPLIALWRGKRDAPDKNLAAV; encoded by the coding sequence ATGGCGGGGGCCGTTGCGGACGAGACGTGGCTGGGCGCGGTACTGGTGTTCGCCGCTGCGGTGATCGCGCCGCTCATCAGCGACAGGTTCAAGGACCGGTTCCCGATCCCGCTGCCGGTCATCGAGATGCTGTTCGGCATCATGCTGGGCCCGGCCGTGCTGAACCTGGTCATGGACAAGGGCATCGCGCAGGACCTGTCCGAACTGGGCCTGGCGATGCTGTTCTTCCTGGCCGGGTACGAGATCGAGTTCGCCGCGATCCAGGGCCGCCCGCTGCGGCTGGCGAGCCTGGGCTGGTTGATGTCGATCGGGCTGGGCGTCGGCGCGGCCTGGGCGGTCTCGCTGAACTTCTGGGTGGCGCTGCTGATCGGGGTGGCGGTGTCGACCACGGCGCTGGGCACCATCCTGCCGATGGTGCGCGACGCCGGGATGCTGGAGCGGCCGGTCGGCAAGTACCTGATGGCGGTCGGCGCGATCGGCGAGTTCGCCCCGATCGTGGCGATCGCGGTGCTGTACGGCGGCGGCAACCACGAGACCAACCCGGCGCTGCTGCTGGTGGGGCTGGTGGCGGTGGGGGTGGCGTTGCTGATGATGCGGCCCCGCTCGGGACGGGTGTCGCGACTGCTGTCGCACACTCTGGGCACCAGCGTCCAGTTCGCGATGCGGCTGTCGATGCTGGCGATCGTGTCGATGGTGTGGATCGCCGCCGAGATCGGCGTCGACATCGTCCTGGGCGCCTTCACCGCCGGTCTGGTCATCCGTTGGGTCATCTCCAGCATCAGCGACCAAGAGGCCGAAGTCGTCGCCTCCAAACTGGACGCGATCGGCTTCGGCATGCTGGTGCCGATCTTCTTCGTCATGACCGGCGTCCGCTTCGACGTGGTGGCGCTGTTCGGCAGCGTCACCGCGATGCTGCTGATCCCGGTGTTCCTGCTGCTGTTCCTGCTGTCGCGTGGTGTCGTCACCTGGGTGACGCACCGCAGGGTGGTGCCGCAGCGCCGCGAACGGGCCGGGCTGTCGCTGTTCGCCGCCACCCAGCTGCCGCTGGTCATCGTGGTCGCCGACATCGGCAAGGACTCGGGCGTCATCACCGACAGCATCGCCGCCGCCCTCCAGGGAGCGGCACTGCTGTCGGTGATGTTGTTCCCGCTGATCGCGCTGTGGCGCGGCAAACGCGACGCGCCGGACAAGAACCTGGCAGCCGTGTGA
- a CDS encoding winged helix-turn-helix domain-containing protein has protein sequence MTEDSSTPSAEHPENWPQRQLRDATSLRALAHPLRLRLLELLGVHGPATATELAERVGHSPANCSWHLRQLAAGGFIEEAEGGTGRQRIWRFVPSGSSYGYSDDAPEVAEAAATASAIQLEHEVDELRTWRATRHTDSDRWRDVAFTTQSILWLTADELEELSEQVAELYLRQVRRHFEPETRPTGSRPVRLIAWGIPAKNLETEE, from the coding sequence ATGACGGAGGATTCCAGCACCCCATCGGCGGAGCACCCCGAGAACTGGCCGCAGCGCCAGCTCCGGGACGCGACCTCGCTGCGAGCGCTGGCCCACCCGCTGCGGCTGCGGTTGCTGGAACTGCTGGGAGTGCACGGTCCCGCCACCGCCACCGAACTGGCCGAGCGCGTCGGCCACAGCCCCGCCAACTGCTCCTGGCACCTGCGGCAGCTGGCGGCGGGCGGATTCATCGAGGAGGCCGAAGGTGGCACCGGACGACAGCGGATCTGGCGCTTCGTGCCCTCGGGAAGTTCCTACGGCTACAGCGATGACGCCCCCGAGGTCGCCGAGGCCGCCGCCACCGCCAGCGCGATCCAGCTGGAACACGAGGTCGACGAACTGCGCACCTGGCGCGCCACCCGCCACACCGACTCCGACCGCTGGCGCGACGTCGCCTTCACCACCCAGTCGATTCTGTGGCTCACCGCCGACGAACTCGAGGAACTCAGCGAGCAGGTCGCCGAGCTGTACCTGCGGCAGGTGCGGCGCCACTTCGAGCCCGAGACCCGCCCGACAGGCTCCCGTCCGGTCCGTCTTATCGCCTGGGGCATCCCCGCCAAGAACCTCGAGACCGAGGAATAG
- a CDS encoding GAF domain-containing protein, which produces MSRDPLAHTLVPDPVAYARRMRRLRDDMLAGTVSGDAPRDLITASWRRSLTARVDPDADGPVVVYADGAVDYRREHPLAACLPLLRHTLLSIAEEAMHVMIVTDADGTMLWREGHASVQLRADRVGLSPGTSWAEASIGTNAMGTTLAIDRPVQIYSAEHLVSTYHDWTCAAAPVHDPDTGEILGAVDISGPLHTIHPATVALVSAAARLAESRLAELADERDRRFARRHQSRLGDRPGALLTATGRVLAATATGLPERVDPGESRLGGRRVWVEPLDEGYLLRLENGPVTRTAASPRLRLRVLGEEQPTVEVAGRVLPLPRRHAEILTVLAMHPAGLTAGQLAFHLYGDDGNPVTVRTEIHRLRAHLGQRVLVTKPYRLAADADVDFLTVDRSLRHGDVGAAVASFRGGLLPYSEAPAIRAAREEQLAALRGAVLARPDVDLLWSVIRFPPCDGDLGLLEALCEHTPRSDARHHWALARLAAVDDGD; this is translated from the coding sequence ATGAGCCGAGATCCCCTCGCCCACACCCTCGTCCCCGACCCCGTGGCCTACGCCCGGCGCATGCGGCGGCTGCGCGACGACATGCTCGCCGGGACAGTCTCGGGTGACGCGCCCCGGGACCTGATCACGGCCTCATGGCGGCGCAGCCTGACCGCTCGGGTCGATCCGGACGCCGACGGGCCGGTGGTGGTGTACGCCGACGGCGCCGTCGACTACCGGCGGGAACATCCGCTGGCGGCGTGTCTGCCGCTGCTGCGGCACACGTTGCTGTCCATCGCCGAGGAGGCGATGCACGTCATGATCGTCACCGACGCGGACGGGACGATGCTGTGGCGGGAGGGGCACGCGTCGGTGCAGTTGCGGGCCGACCGGGTGGGGTTGAGCCCGGGCACCTCGTGGGCGGAGGCGTCGATCGGCACCAACGCCATGGGCACGACGCTGGCCATCGACCGGCCGGTGCAGATCTACTCGGCCGAGCACCTGGTCAGCACGTATCACGACTGGACCTGCGCGGCGGCTCCGGTGCACGACCCCGACACCGGCGAGATCCTTGGCGCCGTGGACATCTCGGGGCCGCTGCACACGATCCACCCGGCGACGGTGGCGCTGGTGTCGGCGGCGGCGCGGCTGGCCGAGTCCCGGCTGGCCGAACTGGCCGACGAGCGGGACCGCCGGTTCGCGCGGCGGCACCAGTCGCGGCTGGGCGACCGTCCCGGGGCGCTGTTGACGGCCACCGGCCGGGTGCTGGCGGCCACCGCCACCGGGCTGCCCGAGCGCGTCGATCCCGGCGAGTCCCGGCTGGGTGGGCGCCGGGTGTGGGTGGAGCCGCTGGACGAGGGCTATCTGCTGCGGCTGGAGAACGGTCCGGTGACGCGGACGGCGGCCTCACCCCGGTTGCGGCTGCGGGTGCTGGGTGAGGAGCAGCCGACGGTGGAGGTGGCCGGGCGGGTGCTGCCGCTGCCGCGTCGGCACGCCGAGATCCTGACGGTGCTGGCGATGCACCCGGCCGGACTGACGGCGGGACAGCTGGCCTTCCACCTGTACGGCGACGACGGGAACCCGGTGACGGTGCGCACCGAGATCCACCGGCTGCGCGCGCATCTGGGGCAGCGGGTGCTGGTCACCAAGCCGTACCGGCTGGCCGCCGACGCGGACGTGGACTTCCTGACCGTGGACCGGTCGCTGCGGCACGGTGACGTCGGCGCCGCGGTGGCGAGCTTCCGGGGCGGGCTGTTGCCGTACTCGGAGGCGCCCGCCATCCGCGCCGCCCGGGAGGAGCAGCTGGCCGCGCTGCGCGGCGCGGTGCTGGCACGTCCGGACGTCGATCTGTTGTGGAGTGTCATCCGGTTCCCGCCGTGTGACGGGGATCTGGGGCTGTTGGAGGCGTTGTGCGAGCACACGCCGCGCAGCGACGCCCGGCACCACTGGGCGCTGGCCCGGCTGGCGGCCGTCGACGACGGGGACTGA
- a CDS encoding arylamine N-acetyltransferase family protein yields MNITPILDRLEQPFPTRADLKTLRGLYRAWRTHVPYENFDLQLGRDTPLDSEFLVDKFGIRRRGGTCFQMNGTLALLLRGVGFDVDIVESGVQREKRGEDVWGNHIALLVHVDGKRWLADVGIGDSFLEPLPLTEGTHRQGTLDYRLERLSDGVWRARHHAGGSVSSWDFRTVPRELSEFAENARHSTPVMHKVLVAQHHRDGHELALRSRVLTDTGPAGKTRRVLEDLADFTEALKGLAISVDDLGPDNVRLLWNKTAEQYQAWLDIEKRIGV; encoded by the coding sequence ATGAACATCACACCCATCCTGGACCGGCTGGAGCAGCCGTTCCCGACTCGCGCCGACCTGAAGACCCTGCGCGGTCTCTACCGCGCCTGGCGAACCCACGTCCCCTACGAGAACTTCGACCTGCAACTGGGACGCGACACACCACTGGACTCAGAGTTCCTTGTGGACAAGTTCGGGATCCGGCGCCGTGGCGGCACCTGTTTCCAGATGAACGGCACCCTGGCCCTGCTGCTGCGCGGGGTGGGTTTCGACGTGGACATCGTCGAGTCGGGAGTGCAGCGGGAAAAGCGCGGCGAGGACGTCTGGGGCAACCACATCGCGCTTTTGGTCCACGTGGACGGGAAACGCTGGCTGGCCGATGTCGGTATCGGGGACTCGTTCCTGGAACCGTTGCCGTTGACCGAGGGTACGCATCGGCAGGGCACACTCGACTATCGGCTGGAGCGGCTGAGCGACGGCGTCTGGCGCGCCCGTCACCATGCCGGGGGCTCGGTGAGTTCGTGGGACTTCCGGACCGTGCCGCGTGAGCTGTCCGAGTTCGCCGAGAACGCCCGTCATTCGACGCCCGTCATGCACAAGGTGCTGGTGGCCCAGCATCACCGCGACGGACACGAGCTGGCGTTGCGCAGCCGGGTCCTGACCGACACCGGCCCGGCCGGGAAGACGCGACGGGTGCTGGAGGACCTGGCGGACTTCACCGAGGCGTTGAAAGGGCTGGCCATAAGCGTCGACGATCTGGGTCCCGACAACGTGCGGCTGCTGTGGAACAAGACGGCCGAGCAGTACCAAGCCTGGCTGGACATCGAGAAACGGATCGGTGTCTGA
- a CDS encoding LPXTG cell wall anchor domain-containing protein has protein sequence MSPKSMLRRLVPVALAVAIIGAPSAAQATEVTIDINPGNVPTTAEGHGDHSCDQVPDDIADDQDGWVFVLPSDHGDKGKFVLVTATFEDTEGVEHTYNTDDNGGIVESGTSKAYIITPAGWTLTGATAEVTGVGEDAKFNLTHTCPGKGGENPSESPSPSDSGSATPGDGTSSPGGDDELPVTGSSLTTPLIAGVVLALAGVIALVLAQRRRVMAMRDNN, from the coding sequence TTGTCCCCCAAATCCATGCTGCGTCGCCTTGTTCCGGTGGCGCTCGCCGTCGCGATCATCGGCGCCCCGAGTGCGGCCCAGGCGACCGAGGTGACGATTGACATCAATCCGGGCAATGTCCCCACCACGGCCGAAGGCCACGGCGACCACAGCTGCGATCAGGTACCCGACGACATCGCCGACGACCAGGACGGCTGGGTGTTCGTCCTTCCCTCCGACCACGGCGACAAGGGCAAGTTCGTCTTGGTGACGGCCACCTTCGAGGACACCGAGGGCGTCGAGCACACCTACAACACCGACGACAACGGTGGCATCGTCGAATCCGGAACCTCCAAGGCGTACATCATCACGCCCGCGGGCTGGACGCTGACCGGCGCCACCGCCGAGGTCACCGGTGTCGGCGAAGACGCCAAGTTCAACCTGACCCACACCTGCCCCGGCAAGGGCGGCGAGAACCCCAGCGAGTCACCGTCCCCCTCGGACAGTGGGTCGGCGACCCCCGGCGACGGCACCTCCAGCCCCGGCGGCGACGACGAACTGCCGGTGACCGGCTCCAGCCTCACCACACCGCTGATCGCGGGCGTCGTGCTCGCGCTGGCCGGTGTGATCGCGCTGGTGCTGGCGCAGCGGCGCCGGGTCATGGCCATGCGCGACAACAACTAG
- a CDS encoding TetR/AcrR family transcriptional regulator, with protein sequence MATALRLLPEHGPDMPMEELARAAEVGVGTLYRRFGGREQLIEACAAAAFTSVTTHAQRAEAETDGWSALSTFILDAAPDLMVVGCLSTWYPDSWRKVKASQAEQHRRSEIMAVLDRLVRQAQEQGRMRDDVDVDDVAMMLALVLRPIPGRTDTLDATRRYVSLMLDGLRTRP encoded by the coding sequence ATGGCCACCGCCCTGCGGCTCCTGCCCGAACACGGCCCCGACATGCCCATGGAAGAGCTGGCCCGCGCCGCCGAGGTGGGCGTCGGAACCCTCTACCGGCGTTTCGGCGGCCGGGAACAGCTGATCGAGGCATGCGCGGCCGCCGCCTTCACGTCCGTGACGACCCACGCCCAACGCGCCGAAGCCGAAACCGACGGCTGGTCGGCGCTGTCGACCTTCATCCTCGACGCCGCCCCCGACCTGATGGTGGTCGGCTGTCTGTCCACCTGGTACCCCGACAGCTGGCGCAAGGTCAAGGCATCCCAGGCCGAACAACACCGCCGCTCCGAGATCATGGCCGTCCTGGACCGACTCGTGCGCCAGGCCCAGGAACAGGGTCGGATGCGCGACGACGTCGACGTCGACGACGTGGCGATGATGCTGGCACTGGTGCTGCGCCCGATCCCGGGCCGAACGGACACACTGGACGCGACCCGCCGCTATGTCAGTCTGATGCTGGACGGGCTGCGAACCCGACCATGA
- a CDS encoding DUF779 domain-containing protein, translating to MTLRQVDLTEAAARLLRELTVRHGRLMFHQSGGCCDGSSPMCYPLGELNLGDADHHLGDLDVPGLDEPVPVWMTVAQYQYWSHTHLTIDVVPGRGAGFSLEAPEGVRFLIRSRLLTEDELAQLRA from the coding sequence ATGACGCTTCGCCAAGTGGATCTGACCGAGGCGGCGGCGCGGCTGCTGCGCGAACTGACCGTCCGGCATGGACGGTTGATGTTCCACCAGTCCGGCGGCTGCTGCGACGGCAGCTCGCCGATGTGCTATCCGTTGGGGGAGTTGAACCTCGGCGACGCCGACCACCACCTGGGCGACCTTGACGTGCCCGGCCTCGACGAACCGGTGCCGGTGTGGATGACGGTCGCGCAGTACCAGTACTGGAGCCACACCCACCTCACCATCGACGTGGTGCCCGGCCGGGGCGCCGGTTTCTCGCTCGAAGCCCCCGAGGGGGTGCGGTTCCTCATCCGGTCCCGGCTGCTGACCGAGGACGAACTCGCCCAGCTGCGCGCCTGA
- the adh gene encoding aldehyde dehydrogenase: MTTYAAPGTSGSAVAYASRYDHFIGGEYVPPANGEYFDNPTPVTGASFTEIARGTAADVERALDAAHGASVAWGKTSAAERAVLLNRVADRIEQNLEMLAIAETWDNGKPVRETLAADLPLAIDHWRYFAGAIRAQEGGISEIDADTVAYHFHEPLGVVGQIIPWNFPLLMATWKLAPALAAGNAVVLKPAEQTPASIHLLIGLIADLLPPGVVNIVNGFGVEAGKPLASSPRVAKVAFTGETTTGRLIMQYASQHLRPVTLELGGKSPNIFFTDVAAAHDDFYDKALEGFAMFALNQGEVCTCPSRALIQSRIYDGFVSDAVERTSRITQGNPLDTDTMIGAQASNDQYEKILSYIDIGRKEGARVLCGGEPNDLGGELSQGFYVQPTIFEGNNKMRVFQEEIFGPVVSVTRFDDYDDAIKIANDTLYGLGAGVWSRDIATAYRAGRDIQAGRVWTNCFHAYPAHAAFGGYKQSGIGRENHKMMLEHYQQTKNLLVNYSPKAQGFF, from the coding sequence ATGACGACATACGCGGCACCCGGCACGAGTGGAAGCGCGGTGGCCTACGCGTCCCGGTACGACCACTTCATCGGCGGCGAGTACGTGCCGCCCGCCAACGGGGAGTACTTCGACAACCCGACCCCGGTGACCGGAGCGTCCTTCACCGAGATCGCCCGTGGCACCGCCGCCGACGTCGAACGGGCGCTGGACGCCGCGCACGGCGCGAGCGTCGCCTGGGGCAAGACCTCCGCAGCCGAACGCGCGGTGCTGCTCAACCGCGTCGCCGACCGGATCGAGCAGAACCTGGAAATGCTGGCGATCGCCGAGACCTGGGACAACGGCAAGCCGGTCCGCGAGACGCTGGCCGCCGACCTGCCGCTGGCCATCGACCACTGGCGCTACTTCGCGGGCGCGATCCGGGCCCAGGAGGGCGGCATCTCCGAGATCGACGCCGACACCGTCGCCTACCACTTCCATGAACCGCTGGGCGTCGTCGGCCAGATCATCCCGTGGAACTTCCCGCTGCTGATGGCCACCTGGAAACTGGCCCCCGCGCTGGCGGCGGGCAACGCGGTCGTCCTCAAACCCGCCGAACAGACCCCCGCGTCGATCCACCTGCTCATCGGACTGATCGCCGACCTGCTGCCGCCGGGCGTGGTCAACATCGTCAACGGTTTCGGCGTCGAGGCCGGCAAACCGCTGGCGTCCAGCCCCCGGGTCGCGAAGGTGGCCTTCACCGGTGAGACCACCACCGGACGGCTCATCATGCAGTACGCCAGCCAGCACCTGCGCCCGGTGACCCTGGAGCTGGGCGGCAAGAGCCCCAACATCTTCTTCACCGACGTCGCCGCCGCCCACGACGACTTCTATGACAAGGCCCTGGAGGGCTTCGCGATGTTCGCCCTCAACCAGGGCGAGGTGTGCACCTGCCCGTCGCGGGCGCTGATCCAGTCGCGGATCTACGACGGCTTCGTGTCCGACGCGGTGGAACGCACCTCGAGGATCACGCAGGGAAACCCGCTCGACACCGACACCATGATCGGCGCCCAGGCCAGCAACGACCAGTACGAGAAGATACTGTCCTATATCGACATCGGCCGCAAGGAGGGCGCCAGGGTCCTGTGCGGCGGCGAACCCAACGACCTCGGCGGCGAGCTGTCCCAGGGTTTCTACGTCCAGCCGACCATCTTCGAGGGCAACAACAAGATGCGCGTCTTCCAGGAGGAGATCTTCGGCCCCGTCGTGTCGGTGACCCGGTTCGACGACTACGACGACGCGATCAAGATCGCCAACGACACCCTCTACGGCCTCGGCGCCGGGGTGTGGTCGCGCGACATCGCCACCGCCTACCGTGCCGGACGCGACATCCAGGCCGGTCGGGTGTGGACGAACTGCTTCCACGCCTACCCGGCGCACGCCGCGTTCGGCGGCTACAAGCAGTCGGGCATCGGCCGCGAGAACCACAAGATGATGCTGGAGCACTACCAGCAGACCAAGAACCTGCTCGTCAACTATTCACCGAAGGCGCAGGGCTTCTTCTAG
- a CDS encoding DUF1266 domain-containing protein, whose translation MANQIEELEKSVKGTFADGDFHFDHPNSVLRINSLFSRWSTSAMAPLALGLLGLIATGVTVFVASSTVMLTALGLSVLMFVLFGLTFANPGFVIDFRQRQVRYRKHRIPFDRIRREQFSFDHGDYVRLSFHGPGFKKHIAEFKTSETQQAYYFQEHLLRLFESPDMWSVFTYGSKLTPVQWWIQGVSAVFTVDWGMPLGELGDFSGPFKSLGRTGISRALERDWGIRDREGMVAQIESLARDGHREQFAQAGIPGKYLAWDYARALWMQRMGFILGWFDEEYCWDTMLPLARDVQRHYSGWAEMNHWYLEGRRLWSAAVSDGKPDPVQAQRERTAERLAADPKCPWNFLPWDLPLHRDW comes from the coding sequence GTGGCCAACCAGATAGAGGAACTCGAGAAGTCCGTCAAGGGCACCTTCGCCGACGGTGACTTCCACTTCGACCACCCCAACAGCGTGCTGCGGATAAACAGCCTGTTCAGCCGGTGGTCCACCTCGGCCATGGCGCCGCTGGCCCTGGGTCTGCTCGGCCTGATCGCCACCGGCGTCACCGTGTTCGTCGCCTCCAGCACCGTCATGCTGACCGCCCTGGGCCTCAGCGTCCTCATGTTCGTCCTTTTCGGACTCACCTTCGCCAATCCCGGTTTCGTCATCGACTTCCGGCAGCGCCAGGTCCGCTACCGCAAACACCGCATACCCTTCGACCGGATCCGCCGGGAACAGTTCAGCTTCGACCACGGCGACTACGTGCGGCTGTCCTTCCACGGACCCGGCTTCAAGAAGCACATCGCCGAGTTCAAGACCTCCGAGACCCAGCAGGCGTACTACTTCCAGGAACACCTGCTGCGGCTGTTCGAGTCCCCGGACATGTGGAGCGTGTTCACCTACGGCTCGAAACTCACCCCGGTCCAGTGGTGGATCCAGGGCGTCAGCGCCGTCTTCACCGTCGACTGGGGAATGCCGCTGGGCGAACTGGGCGACTTCAGCGGCCCCTTCAAGAGCCTGGGCCGCACCGGCATCAGCCGGGCCCTGGAACGCGACTGGGGCATCCGCGACCGCGAGGGCATGGTCGCCCAGATCGAGTCACTGGCCCGCGACGGCCACCGCGAACAGTTCGCCCAAGCGGGGATCCCCGGCAAGTACCTCGCCTGGGACTACGCGCGGGCGCTGTGGATGCAGCGCATGGGTTTCATCCTCGGCTGGTTCGACGAGGAGTACTGCTGGGACACGATGCTGCCCCTGGCCCGCGACGTCCAGCGCCACTACAGCGGCTGGGCCGAGATGAACCACTGGTACCTGGAGGGCCGACGGCTGTGGTCGGCGGCGGTCTCGGACGGGAAACCCGACCCGGTCCAGGCGCAACGGGAACGCACCGCCGAAAGACTAGCGGCAGATCCCAAGTGCCCCTGGAACTTCCTGCCCTGGGATCTGCCCCTTCACCGCGACTGGTGA
- the nudC gene encoding NAD(+) diphosphatase, producing the protein MRPQLSRAVLDRAAHRRADPAWLDEAWTRAKVLVVDPASGNVAVTGEPPELVYTEPDAAPDGDRLYLGGEKQPYFAVAAPVEAGMGLREAGPLLSDFDVGVLTEAVALVRWHADHTFHAATGELTEVDEGGWSRRAGDKVSWPRTDPAVMVIITDGADRVLLANGKGWPADRFSCVAGFVEPGESAEAACHREVAEEVGVDIDGLTYVASQPWPYPRSLMLAFEAVADPAQDIVVEPAEIAAARWFDRAELRAALSGETAPLRVPPSISIARFLMERWLTES; encoded by the coding sequence ATGAGACCGCAGCTGTCGAGGGCGGTGCTTGATCGCGCCGCCCATCGACGCGCGGATCCGGCCTGGCTGGACGAGGCGTGGACGCGCGCCAAGGTACTGGTCGTCGACCCCGCGAGCGGCAATGTCGCGGTCACCGGCGAACCCCCGGAACTGGTCTACACCGAACCGGACGCGGCACCCGACGGGGACCGGCTGTACCTGGGCGGCGAGAAGCAGCCCTATTTCGCGGTGGCCGCGCCGGTCGAGGCGGGCATGGGCCTGCGCGAGGCCGGGCCACTGCTGTCCGATTTCGACGTCGGGGTGCTCACCGAGGCCGTCGCCCTGGTGCGCTGGCACGCCGACCACACCTTCCACGCCGCCACCGGTGAACTCACCGAAGTGGACGAAGGCGGCTGGTCGCGGCGCGCGGGGGACAAGGTCTCCTGGCCCCGCACCGATCCGGCCGTCATGGTCATCATCACCGACGGCGCCGACCGGGTGCTGCTGGCCAACGGCAAGGGCTGGCCCGCCGACCGGTTCTCGTGTGTGGCCGGTTTCGTGGAACCCGGCGAATCCGCTGAGGCCGCCTGCCACCGGGAGGTGGCCGAGGAGGTCGGCGTCGACATCGACGGCCTGACCTATGTGGCCAGCCAACCGTGGCCCTACCCCCGTTCGCTGATGCTGGCCTTCGAGGCCGTCGCCGACCCGGCCCAGGACATCGTCGTCGAACCCGCCGAGATCGCCGCGGCCCGCTGGTTCGACCGCGCCGAACTGCGCGCCGCCCTGTCGGGCGAGACCGCACCGTTGCGGGTGCCGCCGTCCATCTCGATCGCCCGCTTCCTCATGGAACGCTGGCTGACCGAGAGCTGA
- a CDS encoding MFS transporter: MLTVLKRPDYRLLFIGTSASIIGDTLLFLTLGIWVKDLTGSDGAAGLTMFFLGAPILLAPLAGMLVDRVKFRPFLIWANIGNAVVLLPLAFVSGPDTVWLIYLVAVLLGLGSILDSPALNGLLKLLLPEDLFVEANGATQTVKQGLRLVGPIAGAGIYLALGGFAVALIDAASFLVAAGAIALLKVRQSTREPRRSHWITEMTAGFRFIAAEGALRRAITGLFIAAAGLGAIEVIGFALNDKGLGMEPAFISVIVTVMGVGGLTGGVFAARFVKKVGELAAEAVGLFGLAVTFAVWAVPTLPGVLAAAVLGGLAIPVVMVADNTLIQKRSPHELIGRVSAACDLCYAVPQLASLATGALLVTIVDYRIILVVMAVLMTIAGAYMFGGRKLTSPAAPKVTVAEA, from the coding sequence ATGCTGACCGTCCTCAAGCGCCCCGACTACCGACTGCTGTTCATCGGCACCTCCGCCAGCATCATCGGCGACACCCTGCTGTTCCTCACCCTGGGTATCTGGGTCAAGGACCTCACCGGCTCCGACGGCGCCGCCGGGCTGACGATGTTCTTCCTGGGCGCTCCGATCCTGCTGGCGCCGTTGGCGGGCATGCTCGTCGACCGGGTGAAGTTCCGGCCGTTCCTGATCTGGGCCAACATCGGCAACGCCGTGGTGCTGCTGCCACTGGCCTTCGTGTCCGGCCCCGACACGGTGTGGCTGATCTACCTGGTGGCGGTGCTGCTCGGCCTCGGATCGATCCTCGACTCGCCCGCCCTCAACGGCCTGCTCAAACTGCTGTTGCCCGAGGACCTGTTCGTGGAGGCCAACGGCGCCACCCAGACCGTCAAACAGGGCCTGCGGCTCGTCGGCCCGATCGCGGGCGCCGGAATCTACCTGGCGCTGGGCGGATTCGCCGTCGCGCTCATCGACGCGGCCAGCTTCCTGGTCGCGGCGGGCGCCATCGCCCTGCTCAAGGTGCGACAGTCCACACGCGAACCGCGACGCTCGCACTGGATCACCGAGATGACCGCCGGATTCCGGTTCATCGCCGCCGAGGGCGCGCTGCGGCGGGCGATCACCGGTCTGTTCATCGCCGCGGCCGGACTGGGCGCCATCGAGGTCATCGGCTTCGCCCTCAACGACAAGGGCCTGGGCATGGAACCCGCGTTCATCTCGGTCATCGTCACCGTCATGGGCGTCGGCGGCCTGACCGGCGGCGTCTTCGCGGCCCGGTTCGTCAAGAAGGTCGGCGAACTGGCCGCCGAGGCCGTCGGCCTGTTTGGGCTGGCGGTGACCTTCGCGGTGTGGGCGGTGCCCACCCTGCCGGGCGTGCTGGCCGCCGCGGTGCTGGGCGGCTTGGCGATCCCGGTGGTGATGGTCGCCGACAACACCCTGATCCAGAAGCGTTCCCCGCACGAGCTGATCGGCAGGGTCTCGGCCGCCTGCGACCTGTGTTACGCGGTGCCGCAGCTGGCCTCTCTGGCCACCGGCGCGCTATTGGTAACCATAGTGGACTATCGGATCATCCTGGTGGTCATGGCCGTGCTGATGACGATCGCGGGTGCCTACATGTTCGGCGGCCGCAAGCTCACCAGTCCCGCCGCGCCTAAAGTGACCGTCGCCGAGGCGTGA